A region of Drosophila mauritiana strain mau12 chromosome 3L, ASM438214v1, whole genome shotgun sequence DNA encodes the following proteins:
- the LOC117139704 gene encoding anion exchange protein 3 isoform X1: MSFSSASGRENNVRKLSFLGFNTKKKSGNEDPDEVLLDSEMDKVFAGNSARKDKFDVNTFQDNSQLPIGSRKKNSIRTNDLNIEEDSEYESQTEPLNNAQNYDDIPEDFPLVSERAGHGDHSDNSVDEKHVQFGGKKKIVVTPPSLSYDEQPTDQSHERKRRRSRHQYYRQRKFSHQDSVEPKNKLEENGDAGARRISVQPEDTALEEADLNELRSHRSDDPRALRRHKIHHSSIKLRELPQITISPFTNKKPEVDHSPHEIFVQLDELTGVGEDREWKETARWIKYEEDVEEGSDRWGKPHVASLSFHSLLNLRRCLETGVVLLDLNEKDLPAVAYRVVEQMVIEDLIDINDKPSVMRSLLLRHRHVNEHQGVLPFTKRKYNSYTSLQFLWMGADSSHQPYQQAQPPPRNLAKARRSICVTSSAPPTAAMLNVATATAAAAAIDHRRHSTMSYLGNLSGTDDKKIKIMPAAEIGGSKRSNELKIDMKDDMYSSSQEDLKKLQNDTILKRIPAGAEATTVLVGAVEFLEQPTIAFVRLSEGVLMPTLTEVPVPVRFMFVLLGPRNFDLDYHEVGRSISTLMANEHFHSIAYKADDRKDLLSAINEFLDDSIVLPPGNWDRHDLLPFEELKAKKDWIRTRKIKALQVKRDSEMIKIGKDEEKALLEKQTLGAIGFTIGGGDGGGDGDSDDDNGRKKKKPSPLEKTGRLWGGLRNDLKRRMPMYKSDILDGLNTETLAATIFMYFACLSTAITFGGLVSAKTNSWIGISETLISCSLVGIVFHCLSCQPLVIIGTTGPLLLFDEALMVFCTQHEFDFLSLRVYVGVWLIIIALTVSAFEGSVYVRLLTRFTQEIFSALITLIYIVETFMKLISIYKENPLLSDYNLPPPTLVAHEHATNGSLLNATASVTANITQMVMNISTTAMAIGPPPLPKNQPNTALFCTILTLTTFVVAYYLKLFRNSHFLGRNARRALGDFGVPISIAIFVLVDYLVPAVYTEKLVVPEGLSPSDPSKRGWYIGFDTSSTWIPFACVVPALLVYILIFMESQISELIVDKPDRGLKKGSGLHWDIVLLCLLNCACGIFGMPWHCAATVRSVTHVSSVTIMSRTHAPGESPRIVDVKEQRLSGFFVCLMIGLSVLMAPLLRLIPMAVLFGVFLYMGVASMSGVQLFERIRLYFMPVKHYPPTPYVKRLRPWKLHLFTTIQVLCLVLLWTVKSSQFSLAFPFFLIMMVPIRQNLTKFYKPEEMQALDGSEMKKNDDDEPDFYEQTNLPA, from the exons ATGAGCTTCAGTTCGGCCAGCGGCAGGGAGAATAATGTCCGCAAATTATCCTTCCTGGGCTTCAATACCAAAAAGAAG TCTGGCAATGAGGATCCCGACGAGGTGCTGCTGGACTCGGAAATGGACAAGGTCTTTGCCGGCAACAGTGCGCGCAAGGACAAGTTCGATGTAAACACCTTCCAGGACAACTCCCAGCTGCCCATTGGATCCCGCAAGAAGAATAGCA TCCGCACAAACGATCTGAACATCGAGGAGGACTCGGAGTACGAGAGCCAAACGGAGCCTTTGAACAATGCACAAAACTATGATGACATCCCCGAGGACTTCCCGCTAGTCTCAGAGAGAGCCGGACACGGCGATCACTCGGACAACTCGGTGGACGAGAAGCACGTCCAGTTTGGCGGCAAAAAGAAGATCGTCGTCACCCCGCCCAGTTTGAGCTATGATGAACAGCCCACGGATCAATCGCACGAACGTAAACGCAGAAGAAG CCGCCATCAGTATTATAGACAACGTAAATTCTCACATCAGGACAGCGTGGAACCCAAAAACAAGCTCGAGGAAAACGGTGATGCAGGTGCGCGTCGCATCTCTGTGCAGCCTGAGGACACGGCATTGGAG GAGGCTGATCTTAACGAGCTGAGATCACATCGTTCGGACGACCCGCGTGCCCTGCGCCGCCATAAGATCCATCACTCATCCATCAAGTTGCGCGAGTTGCCCCAAATAACGATTTCCCCCTTCACCAACAAGAAGCCCGAGGTGGACCATAGTCCTCATGAG ATCTTTGTGCAATTGGATGAGCTCACGGGCGTGGGCGAGGATCGCGAATGGAAGGAGACGGCCCGCTGGATCAAGTATGAGGAGGACGTGGAGGAGGGCTCCGATCGCTGGGGCAAGCCCCATGTTGCCTCCCTCTCCTTCCACTCGCTGCTCAATTTGCGTCGCTGCCTGGAAACGGGCGTTGTCCTGCTCGATCTCAACGAGAAGGATCTGCCTGCCGTGGCCTATCGCGTGGTGGAACAG ATGGTGATCGAGGACCTGATTGACATCAACGACAAGCCATCGGTGATGCGTTCGCTGCTCCTGCGCCATCGCCATGTCAACGAACACCAGGGTGTGCTGCCCTTCACCAAGAGGAAGTACAACAGCTACACCAGCCTGCAG TTTCTTTGGATGGGTGCGGACTCCTCCCACCAGCCGTATCAGCAGGCGCAGCCACCACCTCGCAACCTGGCCAAGGCCAGGAGGAGTATCTGCGTCACCTCCAGTGCTCCGCCCACGGCGGCGATGCTCAACGTGGCCACAGCCACCGCTGCAGCGGCAGCTATTGATCACCGACGCCACTCGACGATGTCCTACCTGGGT AATTTGTCTGGCACGGATGACAAGAAGATCAAGATCATGCCGGCCGCCGAAATCGGAGGCAGCAAGCGCAGCAATGAGCTCAAGATCGACATGAAGGACGATATGTACTCCTCGTCACAGGAGGATCTCAAGAAGCTGCAGAATGACACGATCCTCAAGAGGATTCCAGCGGGTGCTGAAGCCACCACTGTGCTG GTTGGTGCCGTAGAGTTCCTGGAGCAGCCCACCATTGCCTTTGTCCGTCTGTCGGAGGGTGTTCTGATGCCCACTTTGACCGAGGTTCCTGTCCCAGTGAGATTCATGTTTGTTCTTTTGGGACCTCGTAACTTCGACTTGGACTACCATGAAGTGGGTCGTTCCATCTCCACGCTGATGGCTAACGAGCACTTCCACTCCATTGCCTATAAAGCTGATGATCGCAAGGATCTCCTATCAGCCATCAATGAGTTCCTGGACGATTCTATCGTTCTGCCGCCCGGTAATTGGGATCGCCACGATCTCTTGCCCTTCGAGGAGTTGAAGGCCAAGAAGGATTGGATTCGCACACGAAAGATCAAGGCACTGCAGGTGAAGCGAGACAGTGAGATGATTAAGATTGGTAAGGATGAGGAGAAGGCATTGCTGGAGAAGCAAACCCTGGGAGCTATTGGATTCACGATTGGTGGAGGagatggtggtggtgatggcgACTCCGATGATGACAATGGCCGAAAAAAGAAGAAACCAAGTCCGCTGGAGAAAACTGGACGTCTGTGGGGTGGATTGAGGAACGATCTGAAACGCAGAATGCCCATGTACAAGAGTGACATACTAGATGGCCTGAACACCGAAACCCTGGCTGCCACCATCTTTATGTACTTCGCTTGCCTCTCAACGGCTATCACATTTGGAGGTCTCGTTTCCGCTAAGACAAACAGCTGGATTGGTATCTCAGAGACGCTGATCTCGTGCTCCCTGGTGGGCATTGTCTTCCATTGTCTGTCCTGCCAACCACTCGTGATCATTGGAACCACCGGACCACTGCTTCTATTCGACGAAGCCCTCATGGTGTTCTGTACGCAACATGAATTCGATTTCTTGTCCTTAAGAGTTTACGTCGGAGTATGGTTGATAATAATAGCCCTGACTGTATCCGCCTTCGAGGGCAGTGTGTATGTTCGTCTGCTAACGAGATTCACACAGGAGATATTCTCGGCTCTGATTACGCTCATCTATATTGTGGAAACGTTTATGAAACTGATTTCCATCTACAAGGAAAATCCCCTGCTTTCTGACTACAATCTCCCTCCGCCGACGTTGGTCGCCCACGAACATGCCACCAATGGAAGCCTACTCAATGCGACGGCGAGTGTTACAGCGAATATTACGCAGATGGTAATGAACATCTCGACGACAGCCATGGCCATTGGTCCACCACCATTGCCCAAGAATCAGCCGAACACCGCTTTATTCTGCACCATCCTCACATTGACCACTTTCGTGGTTGCCTACTACCTGAAGCTCTTCCGTAATTCCCACTTTTTGGGTCGTAATGCTCGTCGTGCTCTCGGCGATTTCGGTGTACCAATCTCCATTGCCATATTCGTGCTGGTGGACTACCTAGTGCCGGCTGTGTACACAGAGAAACTAGTGGTTCCGGAGGGTCTGTCGCCCAGCGATCCCTCCAAGCGCGGCTGGTACATCGGTTTCGATACCTCATCCACGTGGATACCATTTGCTTGTGTAGTACCTGCCCTGCTCGTCTATATTCTCATCTTTATGGAGTCACAGATCTCAGAGCTGATTGTGGACAAGCCTGATCGTGGCTTAAAGAAGGGTTCTGGTCTCCACTGGGATATTGTGCTGCTTTGCCTGCTCAACTGCGCCTGCGGAATATTCGGAATGCCCTGGCATTGCGCCGCCACTGTAAGATCGGTGACTCATGTGTCCTCCGTCACCATTATGTCACG CACCCACGCTCCTGGTGAATCGCCCAGGATCGTTGATGTCAAGGAGCAGCGCCTGTCCGGATTCTTTGTGTGCCTGATGATTGGACTTTCGGTGCTGATGGCTCCGCTTCTTCGGTTGATACCCATGGCCGTGCTCTTTGGAGTCTTCTTGTACATGGGAGTGGCCTCCATGAGCGGAGTGCAGTTGTTCGAAAG AATAAGACTGTATTTCATGCCGGTCAAGCATTATCCACCCACACCATACGTGAAGCGATTGCGTCCTTGGAAGCTGCATTTGTTTACCACCATTCAGGTGCTGTGCCTGGTACTCCTCTGGACTGTGAAGTCGTCCCAGTTCTCGCTGGCCTTCCCCTTCTTCCTGATCATGATGGTGCCCATACGGCAAAATTTGACAAAATTCTATAAGCCAGAGGAAATGCAAGCG TTGGATGGCAGCGAGATGAAGAAGAACGACGACGACGAGCCCGATTTCTATGAACAAACCAACTTACCAGCATAG
- the LOC117139704 gene encoding anion exchange protein 3 isoform X3 yields the protein MSFSSASGRENNVRKLSFLGFNTKKKSGNEDPDEVLLDSEMDKVFAGNSARKDKFDVNTFQDNSQLPIGSRKKNSIRTNDLNIEEDSEYESQTEPLNNAQNYDDIPEDFPLVSERAGHGDHSDNSVDEKHVQFGGKKKIVVTPPSLSYDEQPTDQSHERKRRRSRHQYYRQRKFSHQDSVEPKNKLEENGDAGARRISVQPEDTALEEADLNELRSHRSDDPRALRRHKIHHSSIKLRELPQITISPFTNKKPEVDHSPHEIFVQLDELTGVGEDREWKETARWIKYEEDVEEGSDRWGKPHVASLSFHSLLNLRRCLETGVVLLDLNEKDLPAVAYRVVEQMVIEDLIDINDKPSVMRSLLLRHRHVNEHQGVLPFTKRKYNSYTSLQNLSGTDDKKIKIMPAAEIGGSKRSNELKIDMKDDMYSSSQEDLKKLQNDTILKRIPAGAEATTVLVGAVEFLEQPTIAFVRLSEGVLMPTLTEVPVPVRFMFVLLGPRNFDLDYHEVGRSISTLMANEHFHSIAYKADDRKDLLSAINEFLDDSIVLPPGNWDRHDLLPFEELKAKKDWIRTRKIKALQVKRDSEMIKIGKDEEKALLEKQTLGAIGFTIGGGDGGGDGDSDDDNGRKKKKPSPLEKTGRLWGGLRNDLKRRMPMYKSDILDGLNTETLAATIFMYFACLSTAITFGGLVSAKTNSWIGISETLISCSLVGIVFHCLSCQPLVIIGTTGPLLLFDEALMVFCTQHEFDFLSLRVYVGVWLIIIALTVSAFEGSVYVRLLTRFTQEIFSALITLIYIVETFMKLISIYKENPLLSDYNLPPPTLVAHEHATNGSLLNATASVTANITQMVMNISTTAMAIGPPPLPKNQPNTALFCTILTLTTFVVAYYLKLFRNSHFLGRNARRALGDFGVPISIAIFVLVDYLVPAVYTEKLVVPEGLSPSDPSKRGWYIGFDTSSTWIPFACVVPALLVYILIFMESQISELIVDKPDRGLKKGSGLHWDIVLLCLLNCACGIFGMPWHCAATVRSVTHVSSVTIMSRTHAPGESPRIVDVKEQRLSGFFVCLMIGLSVLMAPLLRLIPMAVLFGVFLYMGVASMSGVQLFERIRLYFMPVKHYPPTPYVKRLRPWKLHLFTTIQVLCLVLLWTVKSSQFSLAFPFFLIMMVPIRQNLTKFYKPEEMQALDGSEMKKNDDDEPDFYEQTNLPA from the exons ATGAGCTTCAGTTCGGCCAGCGGCAGGGAGAATAATGTCCGCAAATTATCCTTCCTGGGCTTCAATACCAAAAAGAAG TCTGGCAATGAGGATCCCGACGAGGTGCTGCTGGACTCGGAAATGGACAAGGTCTTTGCCGGCAACAGTGCGCGCAAGGACAAGTTCGATGTAAACACCTTCCAGGACAACTCCCAGCTGCCCATTGGATCCCGCAAGAAGAATAGCA TCCGCACAAACGATCTGAACATCGAGGAGGACTCGGAGTACGAGAGCCAAACGGAGCCTTTGAACAATGCACAAAACTATGATGACATCCCCGAGGACTTCCCGCTAGTCTCAGAGAGAGCCGGACACGGCGATCACTCGGACAACTCGGTGGACGAGAAGCACGTCCAGTTTGGCGGCAAAAAGAAGATCGTCGTCACCCCGCCCAGTTTGAGCTATGATGAACAGCCCACGGATCAATCGCACGAACGTAAACGCAGAAGAAG CCGCCATCAGTATTATAGACAACGTAAATTCTCACATCAGGACAGCGTGGAACCCAAAAACAAGCTCGAGGAAAACGGTGATGCAGGTGCGCGTCGCATCTCTGTGCAGCCTGAGGACACGGCATTGGAG GAGGCTGATCTTAACGAGCTGAGATCACATCGTTCGGACGACCCGCGTGCCCTGCGCCGCCATAAGATCCATCACTCATCCATCAAGTTGCGCGAGTTGCCCCAAATAACGATTTCCCCCTTCACCAACAAGAAGCCCGAGGTGGACCATAGTCCTCATGAG ATCTTTGTGCAATTGGATGAGCTCACGGGCGTGGGCGAGGATCGCGAATGGAAGGAGACGGCCCGCTGGATCAAGTATGAGGAGGACGTGGAGGAGGGCTCCGATCGCTGGGGCAAGCCCCATGTTGCCTCCCTCTCCTTCCACTCGCTGCTCAATTTGCGTCGCTGCCTGGAAACGGGCGTTGTCCTGCTCGATCTCAACGAGAAGGATCTGCCTGCCGTGGCCTATCGCGTGGTGGAACAG ATGGTGATCGAGGACCTGATTGACATCAACGACAAGCCATCGGTGATGCGTTCGCTGCTCCTGCGCCATCGCCATGTCAACGAACACCAGGGTGTGCTGCCCTTCACCAAGAGGAAGTACAACAGCTACACCAGCCTGCAG AATTTGTCTGGCACGGATGACAAGAAGATCAAGATCATGCCGGCCGCCGAAATCGGAGGCAGCAAGCGCAGCAATGAGCTCAAGATCGACATGAAGGACGATATGTACTCCTCGTCACAGGAGGATCTCAAGAAGCTGCAGAATGACACGATCCTCAAGAGGATTCCAGCGGGTGCTGAAGCCACCACTGTGCTG GTTGGTGCCGTAGAGTTCCTGGAGCAGCCCACCATTGCCTTTGTCCGTCTGTCGGAGGGTGTTCTGATGCCCACTTTGACCGAGGTTCCTGTCCCAGTGAGATTCATGTTTGTTCTTTTGGGACCTCGTAACTTCGACTTGGACTACCATGAAGTGGGTCGTTCCATCTCCACGCTGATGGCTAACGAGCACTTCCACTCCATTGCCTATAAAGCTGATGATCGCAAGGATCTCCTATCAGCCATCAATGAGTTCCTGGACGATTCTATCGTTCTGCCGCCCGGTAATTGGGATCGCCACGATCTCTTGCCCTTCGAGGAGTTGAAGGCCAAGAAGGATTGGATTCGCACACGAAAGATCAAGGCACTGCAGGTGAAGCGAGACAGTGAGATGATTAAGATTGGTAAGGATGAGGAGAAGGCATTGCTGGAGAAGCAAACCCTGGGAGCTATTGGATTCACGATTGGTGGAGGagatggtggtggtgatggcgACTCCGATGATGACAATGGCCGAAAAAAGAAGAAACCAAGTCCGCTGGAGAAAACTGGACGTCTGTGGGGTGGATTGAGGAACGATCTGAAACGCAGAATGCCCATGTACAAGAGTGACATACTAGATGGCCTGAACACCGAAACCCTGGCTGCCACCATCTTTATGTACTTCGCTTGCCTCTCAACGGCTATCACATTTGGAGGTCTCGTTTCCGCTAAGACAAACAGCTGGATTGGTATCTCAGAGACGCTGATCTCGTGCTCCCTGGTGGGCATTGTCTTCCATTGTCTGTCCTGCCAACCACTCGTGATCATTGGAACCACCGGACCACTGCTTCTATTCGACGAAGCCCTCATGGTGTTCTGTACGCAACATGAATTCGATTTCTTGTCCTTAAGAGTTTACGTCGGAGTATGGTTGATAATAATAGCCCTGACTGTATCCGCCTTCGAGGGCAGTGTGTATGTTCGTCTGCTAACGAGATTCACACAGGAGATATTCTCGGCTCTGATTACGCTCATCTATATTGTGGAAACGTTTATGAAACTGATTTCCATCTACAAGGAAAATCCCCTGCTTTCTGACTACAATCTCCCTCCGCCGACGTTGGTCGCCCACGAACATGCCACCAATGGAAGCCTACTCAATGCGACGGCGAGTGTTACAGCGAATATTACGCAGATGGTAATGAACATCTCGACGACAGCCATGGCCATTGGTCCACCACCATTGCCCAAGAATCAGCCGAACACCGCTTTATTCTGCACCATCCTCACATTGACCACTTTCGTGGTTGCCTACTACCTGAAGCTCTTCCGTAATTCCCACTTTTTGGGTCGTAATGCTCGTCGTGCTCTCGGCGATTTCGGTGTACCAATCTCCATTGCCATATTCGTGCTGGTGGACTACCTAGTGCCGGCTGTGTACACAGAGAAACTAGTGGTTCCGGAGGGTCTGTCGCCCAGCGATCCCTCCAAGCGCGGCTGGTACATCGGTTTCGATACCTCATCCACGTGGATACCATTTGCTTGTGTAGTACCTGCCCTGCTCGTCTATATTCTCATCTTTATGGAGTCACAGATCTCAGAGCTGATTGTGGACAAGCCTGATCGTGGCTTAAAGAAGGGTTCTGGTCTCCACTGGGATATTGTGCTGCTTTGCCTGCTCAACTGCGCCTGCGGAATATTCGGAATGCCCTGGCATTGCGCCGCCACTGTAAGATCGGTGACTCATGTGTCCTCCGTCACCATTATGTCACG CACCCACGCTCCTGGTGAATCGCCCAGGATCGTTGATGTCAAGGAGCAGCGCCTGTCCGGATTCTTTGTGTGCCTGATGATTGGACTTTCGGTGCTGATGGCTCCGCTTCTTCGGTTGATACCCATGGCCGTGCTCTTTGGAGTCTTCTTGTACATGGGAGTGGCCTCCATGAGCGGAGTGCAGTTGTTCGAAAG AATAAGACTGTATTTCATGCCGGTCAAGCATTATCCACCCACACCATACGTGAAGCGATTGCGTCCTTGGAAGCTGCATTTGTTTACCACCATTCAGGTGCTGTGCCTGGTACTCCTCTGGACTGTGAAGTCGTCCCAGTTCTCGCTGGCCTTCCCCTTCTTCCTGATCATGATGGTGCCCATACGGCAAAATTTGACAAAATTCTATAAGCCAGAGGAAATGCAAGCG TTGGATGGCAGCGAGATGAAGAAGAACGACGACGACGAGCCCGATTTCTATGAACAAACCAACTTACCAGCATAG
- the LOC117139704 gene encoding anion exchange protein 3 isoform X2, translated as MDKVFAGNSARKDKFDVNTFQDNSQLPIGSRKKNSIRTNDLNIEEDSEYESQTEPLNNAQNYDDIPEDFPLVSERAGHGDHSDNSVDEKHVQFGGKKKIVVTPPSLSYDEQPTDQSHERKRRRSRHQYYRQRKFSHQDSVEPKNKLEENGDAGARRISVQPEDTALEEADLNELRSHRSDDPRALRRHKIHHSSIKLRELPQITISPFTNKKPEVDHSPHEIFVQLDELTGVGEDREWKETARWIKYEEDVEEGSDRWGKPHVASLSFHSLLNLRRCLETGVVLLDLNEKDLPAVAYRVVEQMVIEDLIDINDKPSVMRSLLLRHRHVNEHQGVLPFTKRKYNSYTSLQFLWMGADSSHQPYQQAQPPPRNLAKARRSICVTSSAPPTAAMLNVATATAAAAAIDHRRHSTMSYLGNLSGTDDKKIKIMPAAEIGGSKRSNELKIDMKDDMYSSSQEDLKKLQNDTILKRIPAGAEATTVLVGAVEFLEQPTIAFVRLSEGVLMPTLTEVPVPVRFMFVLLGPRNFDLDYHEVGRSISTLMANEHFHSIAYKADDRKDLLSAINEFLDDSIVLPPGNWDRHDLLPFEELKAKKDWIRTRKIKALQVKRDSEMIKIGKDEEKALLEKQTLGAIGFTIGGGDGGGDGDSDDDNGRKKKKPSPLEKTGRLWGGLRNDLKRRMPMYKSDILDGLNTETLAATIFMYFACLSTAITFGGLVSAKTNSWIGISETLISCSLVGIVFHCLSCQPLVIIGTTGPLLLFDEALMVFCTQHEFDFLSLRVYVGVWLIIIALTVSAFEGSVYVRLLTRFTQEIFSALITLIYIVETFMKLISIYKENPLLSDYNLPPPTLVAHEHATNGSLLNATASVTANITQMVMNISTTAMAIGPPPLPKNQPNTALFCTILTLTTFVVAYYLKLFRNSHFLGRNARRALGDFGVPISIAIFVLVDYLVPAVYTEKLVVPEGLSPSDPSKRGWYIGFDTSSTWIPFACVVPALLVYILIFMESQISELIVDKPDRGLKKGSGLHWDIVLLCLLNCACGIFGMPWHCAATVRSVTHVSSVTIMSRTHAPGESPRIVDVKEQRLSGFFVCLMIGLSVLMAPLLRLIPMAVLFGVFLYMGVASMSGVQLFERIRLYFMPVKHYPPTPYVKRLRPWKLHLFTTIQVLCLVLLWTVKSSQFSLAFPFFLIMMVPIRQNLTKFYKPEEMQALDGSEMKKNDDDEPDFYEQTNLPA; from the exons ATGGACAAGGTCTTTGCCGGCAACAGTGCGCGCAAGGACAAGTTCGATGTAAACACCTTCCAGGACAACTCCCAGCTGCCCATTGGATCCCGCAAGAAGAATAGCA TCCGCACAAACGATCTGAACATCGAGGAGGACTCGGAGTACGAGAGCCAAACGGAGCCTTTGAACAATGCACAAAACTATGATGACATCCCCGAGGACTTCCCGCTAGTCTCAGAGAGAGCCGGACACGGCGATCACTCGGACAACTCGGTGGACGAGAAGCACGTCCAGTTTGGCGGCAAAAAGAAGATCGTCGTCACCCCGCCCAGTTTGAGCTATGATGAACAGCCCACGGATCAATCGCACGAACGTAAACGCAGAAGAAG CCGCCATCAGTATTATAGACAACGTAAATTCTCACATCAGGACAGCGTGGAACCCAAAAACAAGCTCGAGGAAAACGGTGATGCAGGTGCGCGTCGCATCTCTGTGCAGCCTGAGGACACGGCATTGGAG GAGGCTGATCTTAACGAGCTGAGATCACATCGTTCGGACGACCCGCGTGCCCTGCGCCGCCATAAGATCCATCACTCATCCATCAAGTTGCGCGAGTTGCCCCAAATAACGATTTCCCCCTTCACCAACAAGAAGCCCGAGGTGGACCATAGTCCTCATGAG ATCTTTGTGCAATTGGATGAGCTCACGGGCGTGGGCGAGGATCGCGAATGGAAGGAGACGGCCCGCTGGATCAAGTATGAGGAGGACGTGGAGGAGGGCTCCGATCGCTGGGGCAAGCCCCATGTTGCCTCCCTCTCCTTCCACTCGCTGCTCAATTTGCGTCGCTGCCTGGAAACGGGCGTTGTCCTGCTCGATCTCAACGAGAAGGATCTGCCTGCCGTGGCCTATCGCGTGGTGGAACAG ATGGTGATCGAGGACCTGATTGACATCAACGACAAGCCATCGGTGATGCGTTCGCTGCTCCTGCGCCATCGCCATGTCAACGAACACCAGGGTGTGCTGCCCTTCACCAAGAGGAAGTACAACAGCTACACCAGCCTGCAG TTTCTTTGGATGGGTGCGGACTCCTCCCACCAGCCGTATCAGCAGGCGCAGCCACCACCTCGCAACCTGGCCAAGGCCAGGAGGAGTATCTGCGTCACCTCCAGTGCTCCGCCCACGGCGGCGATGCTCAACGTGGCCACAGCCACCGCTGCAGCGGCAGCTATTGATCACCGACGCCACTCGACGATGTCCTACCTGGGT AATTTGTCTGGCACGGATGACAAGAAGATCAAGATCATGCCGGCCGCCGAAATCGGAGGCAGCAAGCGCAGCAATGAGCTCAAGATCGACATGAAGGACGATATGTACTCCTCGTCACAGGAGGATCTCAAGAAGCTGCAGAATGACACGATCCTCAAGAGGATTCCAGCGGGTGCTGAAGCCACCACTGTGCTG GTTGGTGCCGTAGAGTTCCTGGAGCAGCCCACCATTGCCTTTGTCCGTCTGTCGGAGGGTGTTCTGATGCCCACTTTGACCGAGGTTCCTGTCCCAGTGAGATTCATGTTTGTTCTTTTGGGACCTCGTAACTTCGACTTGGACTACCATGAAGTGGGTCGTTCCATCTCCACGCTGATGGCTAACGAGCACTTCCACTCCATTGCCTATAAAGCTGATGATCGCAAGGATCTCCTATCAGCCATCAATGAGTTCCTGGACGATTCTATCGTTCTGCCGCCCGGTAATTGGGATCGCCACGATCTCTTGCCCTTCGAGGAGTTGAAGGCCAAGAAGGATTGGATTCGCACACGAAAGATCAAGGCACTGCAGGTGAAGCGAGACAGTGAGATGATTAAGATTGGTAAGGATGAGGAGAAGGCATTGCTGGAGAAGCAAACCCTGGGAGCTATTGGATTCACGATTGGTGGAGGagatggtggtggtgatggcgACTCCGATGATGACAATGGCCGAAAAAAGAAGAAACCAAGTCCGCTGGAGAAAACTGGACGTCTGTGGGGTGGATTGAGGAACGATCTGAAACGCAGAATGCCCATGTACAAGAGTGACATACTAGATGGCCTGAACACCGAAACCCTGGCTGCCACCATCTTTATGTACTTCGCTTGCCTCTCAACGGCTATCACATTTGGAGGTCTCGTTTCCGCTAAGACAAACAGCTGGATTGGTATCTCAGAGACGCTGATCTCGTGCTCCCTGGTGGGCATTGTCTTCCATTGTCTGTCCTGCCAACCACTCGTGATCATTGGAACCACCGGACCACTGCTTCTATTCGACGAAGCCCTCATGGTGTTCTGTACGCAACATGAATTCGATTTCTTGTCCTTAAGAGTTTACGTCGGAGTATGGTTGATAATAATAGCCCTGACTGTATCCGCCTTCGAGGGCAGTGTGTATGTTCGTCTGCTAACGAGATTCACACAGGAGATATTCTCGGCTCTGATTACGCTCATCTATATTGTGGAAACGTTTATGAAACTGATTTCCATCTACAAGGAAAATCCCCTGCTTTCTGACTACAATCTCCCTCCGCCGACGTTGGTCGCCCACGAACATGCCACCAATGGAAGCCTACTCAATGCGACGGCGAGTGTTACAGCGAATATTACGCAGATGGTAATGAACATCTCGACGACAGCCATGGCCATTGGTCCACCACCATTGCCCAAGAATCAGCCGAACACCGCTTTATTCTGCACCATCCTCACATTGACCACTTTCGTGGTTGCCTACTACCTGAAGCTCTTCCGTAATTCCCACTTTTTGGGTCGTAATGCTCGTCGTGCTCTCGGCGATTTCGGTGTACCAATCTCCATTGCCATATTCGTGCTGGTGGACTACCTAGTGCCGGCTGTGTACACAGAGAAACTAGTGGTTCCGGAGGGTCTGTCGCCCAGCGATCCCTCCAAGCGCGGCTGGTACATCGGTTTCGATACCTCATCCACGTGGATACCATTTGCTTGTGTAGTACCTGCCCTGCTCGTCTATATTCTCATCTTTATGGAGTCACAGATCTCAGAGCTGATTGTGGACAAGCCTGATCGTGGCTTAAAGAAGGGTTCTGGTCTCCACTGGGATATTGTGCTGCTTTGCCTGCTCAACTGCGCCTGCGGAATATTCGGAATGCCCTGGCATTGCGCCGCCACTGTAAGATCGGTGACTCATGTGTCCTCCGTCACCATTATGTCACG CACCCACGCTCCTGGTGAATCGCCCAGGATCGTTGATGTCAAGGAGCAGCGCCTGTCCGGATTCTTTGTGTGCCTGATGATTGGACTTTCGGTGCTGATGGCTCCGCTTCTTCGGTTGATACCCATGGCCGTGCTCTTTGGAGTCTTCTTGTACATGGGAGTGGCCTCCATGAGCGGAGTGCAGTTGTTCGAAAG AATAAGACTGTATTTCATGCCGGTCAAGCATTATCCACCCACACCATACGTGAAGCGATTGCGTCCTTGGAAGCTGCATTTGTTTACCACCATTCAGGTGCTGTGCCTGGTACTCCTCTGGACTGTGAAGTCGTCCCAGTTCTCGCTGGCCTTCCCCTTCTTCCTGATCATGATGGTGCCCATACGGCAAAATTTGACAAAATTCTATAAGCCAGAGGAAATGCAAGCG TTGGATGGCAGCGAGATGAAGAAGAACGACGACGACGAGCCCGATTTCTATGAACAAACCAACTTACCAGCATAG